A window from Streptomyces sp. NBC_00271 encodes these proteins:
- the crcB gene encoding fluoride efflux transporter CrcB, which translates to MLSVIAVGGAVGAGARYEAGQLWPTGSSAFPWTTLGINAVGCLIIGVFLVAVTEVWSPHHLLRPFFGTGVLGGFTTFSTYCADIERLVAQERAGIALAYLAVTVVAAMVAVTIGVAAGRRALAGRMQ; encoded by the coding sequence GTGCTCTCTGTGATCGCCGTCGGTGGGGCGGTAGGGGCGGGCGCCCGCTACGAGGCGGGGCAGCTGTGGCCCACCGGCAGCAGCGCGTTTCCGTGGACAACGCTGGGGATCAATGCCGTTGGCTGCCTGATCATCGGCGTGTTTCTGGTGGCGGTCACCGAGGTGTGGTCGCCGCACCATCTGTTGCGGCCGTTCTTCGGCACCGGGGTGCTGGGCGGCTTCACCACCTTCTCCACGTACTGCGCCGACATCGAGCGCCTGGTCGCACAGGAGCGGGCCGGTATTGCGCTGGCCTACCTGGCGGTGACCGTCGTGGCCGCGATGGTTGCGGTGACGATCGGCGTGGCGGCCGGGCGCCGCGCCCTAGCCGGAAGGATGCAGTAA
- a CDS encoding NADP-dependent oxidoreductase — MKAIRLHEFGGPEVLRYEEVPVPVPGSGEVLVRVHAVGINPPDRYAREGMPDIPPEIRPEFQLPLIPGTDVSGVVEAVAADVNGFAVGDEVIGLLRFPTLLQSSAYAEYVTAPASDLARKLTGIDHVRAAALVMSGLTAWQFLIELGHDHPSPFQEAQHRPMALGSKSTVLINGAAGGVGHLALQLAKWKGARVIAVASGANETFLRELGADEFIDYTKERPEEVVRDVDLVLDTVGGPDSRRFLRTLKRGGFLYPVYFGQFDDEENAKLGVTVTAVSVRSSGAQLAELQSLVDAGKIRVAIDSMFPLADARAAHERVARGHIRGKVVLTVA, encoded by the coding sequence ATGAAAGCGATCCGGCTGCACGAGTTCGGCGGCCCTGAGGTGCTGCGCTACGAGGAGGTGCCGGTTCCTGTGCCGGGGTCGGGTGAGGTGCTCGTGCGCGTGCACGCGGTCGGCATCAACCCTCCTGACCGGTATGCACGCGAGGGGATGCCCGACATACCTCCCGAGATCAGGCCCGAGTTCCAGCTCCCCCTGATTCCGGGGACCGACGTCTCAGGCGTCGTGGAAGCCGTCGCCGCCGACGTCAACGGCTTCGCGGTCGGAGACGAGGTGATCGGCCTTCTGCGTTTTCCCACCCTTCTCCAGAGCAGCGCGTACGCCGAGTACGTCACCGCGCCGGCGTCCGACCTCGCCCGCAAGCTGACCGGCATCGACCACGTGCGCGCCGCCGCCCTGGTCATGTCGGGATTGACGGCGTGGCAGTTCCTGATCGAGCTCGGGCACGATCATCCCTCGCCGTTCCAGGAGGCCCAGCACCGCCCGATGGCACTCGGCAGCAAGAGCACGGTGCTCATCAACGGCGCTGCCGGTGGCGTGGGGCACCTCGCTCTCCAGCTGGCCAAGTGGAAGGGGGCCCGCGTCATCGCCGTGGCCTCCGGCGCTAACGAGACGTTCCTGCGCGAGCTCGGCGCCGACGAGTTCATCGACTACACCAAGGAGCGGCCCGAGGAGGTTGTTCGTGACGTCGACCTGGTCCTGGACACCGTCGGGGGTCCCGACAGCAGGCGCTTTTTGCGCACCCTTAAGCGCGGCGGGTTCCTCTACCCGGTGTACTTCGGCCAGTTCGACGACGAGGAGAACGCGAAACTGGGTGTCACGGTCACGGCCGTGTCGGTTCGCTCGAGCGGCGCGCAGCTCGCCGAACTGCAGAGCTTGGTCGACGCGGGGAAGATTCGCGTCGCGATCGACAGCATGTTCCCGCTCGCGGATGCCAGGGCGGCGCACGAGCGCGTCGCCCGGGGGCACATCCGGGGCAAGGTTGTGCTCACGGTCGCTTAG
- the crcB gene encoding fluoride efflux transporter CrcB encodes MRLLLVLLGGAIGAPLRYLTDRAVQARHDTVFPWGTFAANITGSVILGVLTGAALSGAASKDVQLFLGTGLCGALTTYSTFSYETLSLAAAGARFLAFANVAASVIAGLGAVFIGLAVAKAVFG; translated from the coding sequence ATGAGGCTCCTGCTGGTGCTGCTGGGCGGCGCCATCGGGGCCCCGCTGCGGTACCTGACCGACCGGGCGGTCCAGGCGCGCCACGACACGGTCTTCCCCTGGGGCACCTTCGCCGCCAACATCACCGGCTCGGTGATCCTCGGCGTGCTGACGGGGGCGGCGCTGTCCGGCGCCGCGTCGAAGGACGTGCAGCTGTTCCTGGGGACGGGGCTGTGCGGGGCGCTGACCACGTACTCGACGTTCTCCTACGAAACGCTGAGCCTGGCCGCGGCTGGCGCGAGGTTCCTGGCGTTCGCCAACGTGGCGGCTTCGGTCATCGCCGGGCTCGGAGCGGTGTTCATCGGCTTGGCCGTGGCCAAGGCGGTGTTCGGATAG
- a CDS encoding DUF190 domain-containing protein, whose translation MMRLIDRALRLTVFIEESDTWGHRPLVAEIVHRAHQAGLAGASVFRGSVFRGVEGYGASTVIHGYRLWSVKQDLPLAIVIVDEEERIRCFLPTLKELVTEGLVIVEEVEVGRIGQTHADAV comes from the coding sequence ATCATGAGGCTAATTGACAGGGCCCTGCGGCTGACGGTGTTCATCGAGGAATCCGACACCTGGGGGCACAGGCCGCTGGTTGCGGAGATCGTGCACCGGGCCCACCAGGCCGGACTGGCCGGCGCGTCCGTCTTCCGCGGGTCCGTCTTCCGCGGAGTGGAGGGCTACGGGGCATCCACGGTCATCCACGGCTACCGGCTGTGGTCGGTCAAGCAGGATCTGCCGCTCGCGATCGTCATCGTCGACGAAGAGGAACGCATCCGGTGCTTCCTGCCCACGCTGAAGGAACTGGTCACCGAGGGCCTGGTGATCGTCGAAGAGGTCGAGGTGGGCCGCATCGGCCAGACGCACGCCGACGCCGTCTGA
- a CDS encoding DUF190 domain-containing protein, translating into MKLTGRALRMTVFVDDTDTWHHKPLYTEIVHRAHAAGLAGASVFRGVEGFGASSIVHTTRLLSMADDLPTAVVIVDEEDRIRSFLPQLDELAIEGLVTLEEVQVVHYVGREAVSR; encoded by the coding sequence ATGAAGCTCACTGGTCGCGCGTTGCGCATGACGGTCTTCGTGGACGACACAGACACCTGGCACCACAAGCCGCTTTACACCGAGATCGTGCATCGTGCTCACGCGGCGGGACTGGCCGGGGCGTCGGTCTTCCGCGGGGTGGAGGGGTTCGGGGCGTCCTCGATCGTGCACACCACCCGGTTGCTGTCGATGGCGGACGACCTGCCGACCGCGGTTGTCATCGTGGACGAGGAAGACCGGATCCGTTCCTTCCTGCCACAGCTGGACGAACTGGCCATCGAAGGCCTGGTGACCCTGGAGGAGGTTCAGGTGGTGCACTACGTGGGACGGGAGGCCGTGAGCCGATGA